CCTTTTTTATATGGAATTATTATTTTCAAGAATAGCTGATGCAATTTCCCGGGCCCAGGTCCTGATTGCCTCATGATCCCTGAAATCTCCGACCGGAGGGTGCACCATATCGGCAATCTGTGCATCAGCCTCTATGAGGACGGACGGGTCGAGAGATCCCGCAAATACTTTTTTTACCGCAGGCTTTACATAATCTTTCATTTCATCAATAGCGGCAATGAGTGTCCGTTCTGCTTCTTCTCCGGGTGGACAGCATGAGACGCCATCGACAAATATTGCGACCCATTTTTCTGCTAAAAACTGCATATATTTCTGGCAGAAATCCCGTGCTTCAATGAGCATTTTTCCCATATATACCGGACTTCCGATAATGACTGCATCGTAGGTATCGATAGATCCGGTCTCCATTACATTGATGAGATCACTTTCAATGCCATTTTCTGTTAGAATGTCCTGTATTTCTTCTGCGATCTCCTTCGTAGTCCCATATTTTGTCGCATATGCAATGAGTGTACGAGTTCCTGTCATAATTATCCATGTATGGATTCTCCTGCATTAATCACTATTGATAGAATCCGGAGAGGGATTTATGTAAAATTGATGGTAATGGACATTATGGTGAGATACTCAATGAATAAAATCAATCTGATGTCAATAATTCTCATCTCTATTGGTATTATTTGCTGGTGTGTGATACCGGTATCCGCTCTGTCATCTGCAGTAATAGGAGAGACCGTTCATCTCTCCGGAAAGGGAGGGGGATATGATGATATGTATCTCTTCCTGACAGGCCCCAATCTTGAACCCGGTGGCGTCAGGCTGGACAGTGTCACAAGTCCGGTGGTATCAGGCACTGCTGCGTCTTTCACCCATGCACCTGTCAGAAGCGGGGTGTGGGAGTATGTTTGGGACACCGGCAGGACAGGGGGTACGCTGGATCCCGGTACCTATCTGGTATGGGCAGTGCCGGAGCCCCTTGACCGTTATGACCTCCAGGGCACATCTTATGCGACCATAAACATCCGTCTGACAAATCCTGGACTGACAGCAGAGATATCCGGGGATTTTGGCAATGGGTCGCCTGAAGAGACCGTTAAAGTGACTGCAGAAGAGACCGGAGAGGAGATTACTTCGGTTAGCAGTACGGAACCTTCCGGAGACGAAGAAATATCTGGTACTATGGATCGTGAAGCAAATGGGGTAGAGGACATCTCCGAGGATGCACTGCCTCAACCCACTACTGCAGGGTCTTTCCCGTATCCGTTTGTCTGTGCCGCAGGTATTGGAATTTTTTTCCTGCAGATAATGGGAATCAGAATAAAATTGTAGATTATATATGGGGATTTCAGTCCCCGTTCTTTTTTAGCTTGATACCATTTACTTCACAGGAAGCACCGCACCCGTTTGTTGTCCCGTTATCAATGATACGATAGGCATCTGCGAGAACTGCCGCCTGTGCAAGTGATCCGGCAATGAGGACAACTTCCAGGATTTCATCTTTGGTTGCCCCTTTTTTAAGGGCGGAACTCATGTGGTATTCAACACAATGGTTGCAGTTCAGTGCAGCACCAACTGCAATACTAATCAGTTCAATCATCTTTGGATCGATAGATGATGTCTCAAAAATTGTATCCTTATACATCAGGTGCGAAAGAAGGACTTCGGGTTTTTTAGCCATCTTCTGATAGATGAGAGGGACACTTCCGTATTCATCTTTTATGCCCTCCAGCCAGTCTTTTGATGCTGTCTCTGTTCCACGTTTCAGAATTTCCTGAAGTGTGCCCTCAAAATCCACAATATGCGCCATTAATGTATCTTCCAAATGTTTGTCAGAAAAAAGGGAAATAATTTCTTATTTAGACCATTATTTTCGTCTCTGAAAATGGCCGTATACGGATAAGGATATAATCACGCATACGGGAAGGGAGAATGTGGGTAATGTCACCAATTTTAACACCGTTTTCAATTTCAATTGCAGCAATTGAATCTGCATAGGCATCATACGGCAGTTTAACGCGGAGTGCACGTATCTGGACCGTGATGGGTGTAGGATGGGTTGACCGGTCGGTTATATCCATTGCATCATCAAGGACTGCCATCAGACGTGCCGGATTCACAGAAAGAGGATCTTTTGCAACGTCTTCACGCTTTTGAGAAAGAACTGACGATACCTCATCAACGAGTGCATCGAGACGGTCGATTTCGCCCTCCTGCCGTTTCATCCGGTGGCCGATTCTTCCGATTCCGCCAACGTATCCGTCAACAGGGGGATCAATAATGCGCTGCAGTGCCTCTGTGGAAGGCCGTCCGGTGAGAATGATGGGCACATTTATTCCCCTGCGCAGAGCAGGCATTTTATACTCTATGCAGGATTCAAAGTTGCCGAGCATCATCACTGCACAGTCATGCTCATTGATGATGTCACGTTCTTCGATATTCAGGTTTGCAATCCGTTTACCAAAACCACGGGCAAGGCCAATCATATTGGTCTTCGCCCCGGCGCTTCTGAGATATTCTGCTACATCACATGAGGTATGGGGCAGGTGATGGATCTCAAGACTGGGGCTGATGACAGCAATTTCGGTCCCTACAAGGGGAGCCTCAAACACCTCGCCTGCCAGAGGACGACTGATTTTCCGTATCAGTTCAATATCGTCTTTTGGCACGAGGGACTGTAGCACCACTTCCTGGGCAAGCATGTGTTTCTGAACGATATATCCTCCAAGGTCATCAATAAGGTCAATGACAATGTCGTGGCGGTATACTCCTCCTTTGTAGGTGATAGGAACAAGGACGGTCATGCTGTCACCCCCACCAGAGCAAATTTCTCCTTTAGAAGTGTTTCAATGACCTCTTCATCCAGCGTGTTCTCGCTTGCCACATAGCTGAAGAGCCCTTCTCCGACAGTCTGGCGTCGGACCTTGAATCCTTCGGGAGCAATCCACTGGAGTGCATAGATGATGTCATGGAACATCCCCTCGCTCGGGTCAACAATAACTATCTCCTCAATCGCACGGGGGTCCAGATTCGGCACGCGGATCTTTACTGTGAACCGGTCGGGCTGGGTGATTAGATCACGTCCATAGGTGTCCCAGAGGATGGACAGCATCGGTGAGAGATAGGTCTCGGAGCCGATGTCCAGCACAATTCCTTCATCAGTTTTCAGGGCACTTGCAACGTCATGGATATGCACAAGTCCAGGCATCTTTTTGATAATTCCTACTGCAAGAAAGAGCGGTGTTTCCAGGTCTATGTAGATGTGAAGTCTGCCAATGGACTGGTTCAGGTTGAGATCCGAGAGAATGTCATCTGCAATCTGGCGGTATGTTTCAGCACCCACTGATTCCGTGCATTCCACAACAAAGTACTCAAGCCCTTTCATGGCAGTCACTTCTCCTCAATAAATCCTGATGCAAGGAGGGCCGACCCGACCGAACCGATATACTGCGAATGGTGTGGCACCAGAAT
Above is a window of Methanogenium organophilum DNA encoding:
- a CDS encoding methanogenesis marker 17 protein gives rise to the protein MKGLEYFVVECTESVGAETYRQIADDILSDLNLNQSIGRLHIYIDLETPLFLAVGIIKKMPGLVHIHDVASALKTDEGIVLDIGSETYLSPMLSILWDTYGRDLITQPDRFTVKIRVPNLDPRAIEEIVIVDPSEGMFHDIIYALQWIAPEGFKVRRQTVGEGLFSYVASENTLDEEVIETLLKEKFALVGVTA
- a CDS encoding carboxymuconolactone decarboxylase family protein codes for the protein MAHIVDFEGTLQEILKRGTETASKDWLEGIKDEYGSVPLIYQKMAKKPEVLLSHLMYKDTIFETSSIDPKMIELISIAVGAALNCNHCVEYHMSSALKKGATKDEILEVVLIAGSLAQAAVLADAYRIIDNGTTNGCGASCEVNGIKLKKNGD
- a CDS encoding methanogenesis marker 7 protein: MTVLVPITYKGGVYRHDIVIDLIDDLGGYIVQKHMLAQEVVLQSLVPKDDIELIRKISRPLAGEVFEAPLVGTEIAVISPSLEIHHLPHTSCDVAEYLRSAGAKTNMIGLARGFGKRIANLNIEERDIINEHDCAVMMLGNFESCIEYKMPALRRGINVPIILTGRPSTEALQRIIDPPVDGYVGGIGRIGHRMKRQEGEIDRLDALVDEVSSVLSQKREDVAKDPLSVNPARLMAVLDDAMDITDRSTHPTPITVQIRALRVKLPYDAYADSIAAIEIENGVKIGDITHILPSRMRDYILIRIRPFSETKIMV
- a CDS encoding flavodoxin domain-containing protein — translated: MTGTRTLIAYATKYGTTKEIAEEIQDILTENGIESDLINVMETGSIDTYDAVIIGSPVYMGKMLIEARDFCQKYMQFLAEKWVAIFVDGVSCCPPGEEAERTLIAAIDEMKDYVKPAVKKVFAGSLDPSVLIEADAQIADMVHPPVGDFRDHEAIRTWAREIASAILENNNSI